The DNA sequence TGTTGACTTTAACAATTGATATTACTCAACTCTTAACTGATATAAGATCAGATATAAATACATCAGTCAGATGTCTTTATATCTGATCTTGTCTAGGTGGCTATAGAGAGAGGGAAACGCCTGGCCCCATTCCGAACCCAGAAGCTAAGCCTCTCATCGCTGATAATACTGCAGGTTTCACTTGTGGGAATGTAGGTCGCTGCCTAGTTGATCAGATTTTTTCTTACTCTTTAACTATTTTATAATCATTGATACTCTTTACATCTAACGACTAATCTTATCCATAGTATTATTTTTATATAATTGTAAAAAAATGGAAAGAGAATGTTATTGGAAAACGGGTGGAAAAATTTTCTCAATGATGAAATTCATAAAGAATATTTTATCAAACTTCTTAAAAAAGTATCTTTGGAATATAAATCAAAAACTGTATTCCCCAATTTTGAAAATATATTTAGAGCTTTTAATTTAGTAAAGCCTTCTGAAGTAAAAGTTGTAATTATAGGACAGGATCCATACCATGGAATAAATCAGGCTACCGGTCTTGCTTTTTCTGTTTGTCCAAAATGTAATATTCCACCTTCGCTAAAAAACATATACAAAGAGTTAGTCGATGATATAGGTTGTAAATATCCGAAAAACGGGGATTTGACACAATGGGCAAAAGAGGGAGTTTTGTTGATAAATGCTGTTTTAACTGTTGAACAGGGGAAGGCAAATTCTCATAAAGATTT is a window from the Sulfurimonas hydrogeniphila genome containing:
- a CDS encoding uracil-DNA glycosylase, whose translation is MLLENGWKNFLNDEIHKEYFIKLLKKVSLEYKSKTVFPNFENIFRAFNLVKPSEVKVVIIGQDPYHGINQATGLAFSVCPKCNIPPSLKNIYKELVDDIGCKYPKNGDLTQWAKEGVLLINAVLTVEQGKANSHKDFGWQKFTDAVIKKLSDEKEHLVFILWGGPSQKKEFLIDTTKHCIIKSSHPSPLSAYRGFFHSKPFSRANKYLIKHKKKPVEWCLSAEQTLL